A single region of the Geobacillus subterraneus genome encodes:
- a CDS encoding GspE/PulE family protein has translation MSKKQERKRLGDLLVEAGLITEEQLAEALREKAPGQKLGDALLQRGYITEQQLIEVLEFQLGIPHVSLYRYPVDPKATSLVSKEFARRHMVMPLKVEGERLLVAMADPMDFFVIDDLRLSTGFQIETAIASKDDILRAINKYYDIDEGLDDFLQAPTPETREDERADEEDSPIVRLVNQILQLAVEQRASDIHIDPQETKVLIRYRIDGLLRTERALPKHMQSMLTARIKILANMDITEHRVPQDGRMKMDIDFHPVDLRVSTLPTVYGEKIVMRVLDLGAALNDIHKLGFNSVNLDRFIRLIERPNGIVLITGPTGSGKSSTLYAALNHLNREEVNIITIEDPVEYQIEGVNQIQVNPNVGLTFAQGLRSILRQDPNIIMVGEIRDRETAEVAIRASLTGHLVLSTLHTNDALSTITRLIDMGIEPFLVATSLAGVVSQRLVRRVCRDCQEAYEPTKREKEIFARRGIEVRTLVRGRGCPMCNMTGYRGRLAIHELLVVTDEMRRVILNNEPFSKLRELALQSKMIFLLDDGLLKVKQGITTLEEVLKVAILH, from the coding sequence ATGAGCAAAAAGCAAGAACGGAAACGGCTTGGCGATTTGCTTGTCGAAGCGGGATTGATTACGGAAGAGCAGCTCGCCGAAGCGCTGCGTGAGAAGGCGCCCGGACAAAAGCTTGGCGATGCCTTGTTGCAGCGCGGCTACATTACCGAGCAGCAGCTGATTGAAGTGCTCGAGTTTCAGCTTGGCATTCCCCATGTCAGCTTATACCGCTATCCGGTCGATCCGAAAGCCACAAGCCTTGTTTCGAAAGAATTCGCCCGCCGCCATATGGTGATGCCGCTCAAAGTCGAAGGCGAGCGGCTGCTCGTCGCTATGGCTGATCCGATGGACTTTTTCGTCATTGATGATCTGCGCCTTTCAACCGGGTTTCAAATCGAGACGGCGATCGCCTCGAAAGATGATATTTTGCGGGCGATTAATAAATATTACGACATCGATGAGGGGTTGGATGATTTTTTGCAGGCACCGACGCCGGAGACGCGCGAAGACGAGCGGGCCGATGAAGAGGATTCCCCGATTGTCCGGTTGGTGAATCAAATTTTGCAGCTTGCCGTCGAGCAGCGGGCGAGCGATATTCATATCGACCCGCAGGAGACGAAGGTGCTCATCCGCTACCGGATCGACGGTCTTCTCCGCACCGAGCGGGCGCTGCCGAAACATATGCAAAGCATGTTGACGGCGAGAATTAAAATTTTAGCCAATATGGATATCACGGAACATCGCGTTCCGCAAGACGGCCGGATGAAAATGGATATCGATTTTCACCCCGTCGATTTGCGCGTTTCCACATTGCCGACGGTGTACGGGGAGAAAATCGTTATGCGTGTCCTCGATCTAGGGGCGGCCTTGAACGACATTCATAAACTCGGCTTTAACTCGGTGAACCTCGATCGTTTCATCCGCTTAATTGAACGGCCAAACGGCATCGTGCTGATCACCGGGCCGACCGGTTCGGGAAAATCGTCGACGTTATATGCCGCTTTAAACCATTTAAACCGTGAAGAAGTGAACATCATTACGATTGAAGATCCGGTCGAATACCAAATTGAAGGAGTCAACCAAATTCAAGTGAACCCAAACGTCGGTTTGACGTTCGCTCAAGGGCTTCGCTCGATCTTGCGTCAAGACCCGAACATCATTATGGTCGGGGAAATTCGCGACCGCGAGACGGCTGAAGTGGCGATTCGCGCCTCGCTCACCGGCCATTTAGTGTTAAGCACGCTTCATACGAACGATGCGTTAAGCACGATCACCCGGTTGATCGATATGGGAATTGAGCCGTTTTTAGTCGCGACCTCGCTCGCCGGCGTCGTTTCCCAGCGGCTCGTGCGCCGCGTCTGCCGCGACTGTCAAGAAGCGTATGAACCGACGAAGCGGGAGAAAGAAATTTTCGCCCGCCGCGGAATCGAGGTGCGAACGCTCGTCCGCGGCCGCGGCTGTCCGATGTGCAACATGACCGGCTACCGCGGCCGGCTGGCGATTCATGAGCTGCTCGTCGTTACCGATGAGATGCGGCGCGTCATTTTAAATAATGAACCGTTTTCGAAATTGCGCGAGCTCGCCCTTCAAAGCAAAATGATTTTTTTGCTTGATGACGGGCTGCTGAAAGTGAAGCAAGGGATAACAACGCTTGAAGAAGTGCTGAAAGTGGCGATTTTGCATTGA
- a CDS encoding type IV pilus twitching motility protein PilT, translating into MKEKLEALLRAAFECRASDVHLTVGAPPIFRLNGELKAYGHERLRLEETEQMAKAIIPPPLWQQFQEAGELDFSYGIAGVSRFRFNVFKQRSCVSLAVRLIPMRIPTLEELGMPSVLKRIAEKPHGLVLVTGPTGSGKSTTLAAMIDYMNKTMSKHIITLEDPIEYLHKHGKSIIDQREIGFDTGSFAAGLRAALRQDPDVILVGEMRDLETIQTAVTAAETGHLVLGTLHTASAPAAIERMIDVFPPAQQAQIRLQLASVLVAIIAQRLFPNGRKSGRTAALEILINNAAVANLIRNKKEHQIVNIMQTSRNAGMQTMEMSIKELVADGRIDPLAAEVYLAGERGEHGAI; encoded by the coding sequence ATGAAGGAAAAGCTTGAGGCGTTATTGCGCGCCGCCTTTGAATGCCGCGCGTCCGATGTGCATTTAACCGTCGGCGCGCCGCCGATTTTCCGCTTGAATGGGGAGCTGAAGGCATACGGCCATGAGCGGCTTCGTTTGGAAGAGACCGAACAAATGGCAAAAGCCATCATTCCGCCGCCGCTTTGGCAGCAGTTCCAAGAAGCGGGGGAGCTCGATTTTTCGTACGGCATAGCCGGCGTCTCGCGCTTCCGTTTCAATGTGTTTAAACAGCGGTCGTGCGTGTCGCTCGCTGTGCGCCTCATTCCGATGCGCATTCCGACGCTTGAGGAGCTCGGCATGCCGAGCGTCCTGAAACGCATCGCTGAAAAGCCGCACGGGCTCGTGCTTGTCACCGGGCCGACCGGCAGCGGCAAATCGACGACATTGGCGGCGATGATCGACTATATGAACAAAACGATGTCGAAGCATATCATTACGCTCGAGGATCCGATCGAATATTTGCATAAACATGGAAAATCGATCATCGACCAGCGTGAGATCGGATTTGACACCGGCAGTTTTGCTGCTGGTTTGCGCGCTGCGCTCCGCCAAGATCCGGATGTCATTTTAGTCGGGGAAATGCGCGATTTGGAGACGATTCAAACGGCGGTCACCGCCGCGGAAACGGGGCATTTAGTGTTAGGCACGCTTCATACAGCGAGCGCGCCGGCGGCGATCGAGCGGATGATTGACGTCTTTCCGCCGGCCCAGCAGGCACAGATTCGTCTCCAGCTCGCGTCCGTGCTTGTGGCCATCATCGCCCAGCGTCTGTTTCCAAACGGCCGCAAAAGCGGGCGGACAGCCGCGCTTGAGATTTTAATCAACAATGCGGCCGTTGCCAATTTGATCCGCAACAAAAAGGAGCATCAAATCGTCAACATTATGCAGACGAGCCGCAACGCGGGCATGCAGACGATGGAAATGAGCATCAAAGAGCTTGTGGCCGACGGACGCATCGATCCGCTGGCGGCTGAAGTGTATTTGGCAGGGGAGCGTGGCGAGCATGGCGCAATTTAA
- a CDS encoding type II secretion system F family protein, giving the protein MAQFKYEGRDRSGRKKAGVIAAVSRREAVIKLREKGIRPMVLAEVPPSVWNKEISFGRAVKLQHFVIFLRQFATLVRAGVTIVDSVRILAEQTESQSLARALSDIEQSLRGGNPLSAAAARHPRLFPPLFVNMVRAGEASGTLDETLDRLADHFEKMHRTRQKIASALAYPIAVAIIATAVVIFLLVAVVPTFVEMFADFDAELPAITKFVLKASGVMQHYWWAAVLLIVGAYVLFAALRQQKAMKYYFDYAAMRLPIFGKLVQKAALARMTRTLSSLVASSVPILEALSIAGRVVENEVIASVLDEARTALERGQPLAEPLRRHWAFPPLVSQMIAIGEQTGALDAMLGKVADFYEAEVDAGTDRLKSLIEPLMIVLLAGVVGTIVTSIIVPMYDIFNHIQQ; this is encoded by the coding sequence ATGGCGCAATTTAAATACGAAGGGCGCGATCGGAGCGGACGGAAAAAGGCGGGGGTGATCGCGGCCGTCTCGCGGCGCGAGGCGGTGATCAAACTGCGGGAAAAAGGAATTCGCCCGATGGTGCTTGCCGAAGTGCCGCCGTCGGTATGGAACAAAGAAATTTCGTTCGGCCGCGCCGTGAAGCTGCAGCACTTTGTCATTTTTTTGCGCCAGTTTGCGACGCTCGTTCGTGCGGGGGTGACGATTGTCGACTCGGTTCGCATTTTAGCCGAGCAGACCGAAAGCCAATCGCTCGCCCGGGCGCTTTCGGACATCGAACAGTCATTGCGCGGAGGGAATCCGCTCTCGGCGGCCGCGGCACGCCATCCGCGCCTGTTTCCGCCGCTGTTTGTCAACATGGTGCGCGCCGGAGAGGCGAGCGGAACGCTTGACGAGACGCTTGACCGCCTTGCGGATCATTTCGAAAAAATGCATCGGACGCGGCAAAAAATCGCTTCAGCGCTCGCCTATCCGATCGCTGTCGCCATCATCGCCACGGCGGTCGTCATCTTTTTGCTTGTCGCTGTCGTGCCGACGTTTGTTGAGATGTTTGCCGATTTTGACGCCGAGCTGCCGGCGATTACGAAGTTTGTGCTCAAAGCGAGCGGCGTAATGCAGCACTACTGGTGGGCGGCGGTGTTGCTGATCGTGGGCGCATACGTATTGTTCGCCGCGCTTCGGCAACAAAAGGCAATGAAGTATTATTTCGATTACGCGGCGATGCGGCTGCCGATTTTCGGCAAACTCGTGCAAAAGGCGGCGCTCGCCCGCATGACGCGAACGCTCAGCTCGCTTGTTGCAAGCTCGGTGCCGATTTTAGAAGCGCTGTCGATCGCCGGGCGCGTCGTCGAAAATGAAGTGATCGCTTCCGTCCTCGATGAGGCGCGCACCGCCCTTGAGCGCGGCCAGCCGCTCGCCGAGCCGCTCCGCCGTCATTGGGCGTTTCCGCCCCTCGTTTCGCAAATGATCGCCATCGGCGAACAGACCGGGGCGCTTGACGCCATGCTTGGCAAAGTCGCCGACTTTTACGAAGCCGAAGTCGACGCCGGCACCGATCGGCTCAAATCGCTCATCGAACCGCTGATGATCGTGCTGCTCGCCGGCGTTGTCGGGACGATCGTCACTTCCATCATCGTGCCGATGTACGATATTTTTAATCATATCCAACAATAG
- a CDS encoding prepilin-type N-terminal cleavage/methylation domain-containing protein, producing MLKRMIKNERGLTLIELLAVIVILGIIAAIAIPAIGGLIDNSKKDAHVANAQQMINAAKIAVTADKDLIPANGKAKAISLKYLEDNGYLETVKDPDKTQNGYTEAIPGESQITDDLNVNGSPIKDGTVSEPTSGSYVIIINDNNKFYYRVKLVNAQRGVQSQEENNAVAEDDLKRSEVRP from the coding sequence ATGTTGAAGCGAATGATCAAAAACGAGCGCGGCCTGACGCTCATCGAACTGCTCGCCGTCATCGTCATTTTAGGGATCATTGCGGCGATTGCGATTCCGGCGATTGGGGGATTGATTGACAATTCGAAAAAAGATGCGCACGTAGCAAATGCACAGCAAATGATCAACGCAGCGAAAATCGCTGTGACGGCGGATAAGGATTTGATACCGGCGAATGGGAAGGCGAAGGCGATTTCACTTAAGTATTTAGAAGATAATGGGTATTTAGAGACTGTAAAAGATCCTGACAAAACTCAAAATGGCTATACAGAGGCCATTCCGGGGGAGAGTCAAATTACTGATGATCTTAATGTAAACGGAAGTCCAATTAAAGATGGTACTGTGAGTGAGCCGACTTCCGGGTCTTATGTTATTATCATAAATGATAATAATAAATTTTATTATCGCGTAAAACTAGTAAATGCGCAACGCGGAGTGCAAAGTCAAGAGGAAAATAATGCTGTTGCGGAAGATGATTTGAAACGTTCCGAAGTTCGTCCATAA
- a CDS encoding prepilin peptidase, producing the protein MVKLSIFLYSLLLASFFNVVGLRVPVGESIVRPRSHCPACGRTLSARELIPVVSYVVQRGRCKGCGGRISPLYPLMEVATASLFTAAPMWVGWGGRLIIAWTLIALLAIIVVSDIRYMLIPDRVLAAFAALFLIERLFLPFLPWMDMLIGAAAGFLLLLLIAVLSKGGMGGGDVKLFAVLGFVLGWKMVLLAFFLATLYGTVIGLIGMALGRVRRGVPMPFAPAIALGALTAFFFGEVIVRSYIQLIT; encoded by the coding sequence ATGGTAAAGTTAAGTATTTTCCTTTACTCCCTCCTCCTCGCCTCCTTCTTTAACGTCGTCGGGCTGCGGGTGCCGGTCGGGGAGTCGATCGTCCGGCCGCGGTCGCATTGTCCGGCGTGCGGGCGGACGCTGTCGGCGAGGGAGCTTATTCCGGTTGTGTCGTACGTTGTGCAGCGCGGGCGGTGCAAAGGGTGCGGGGGGCGCATTTCCCCGCTTTACCCGCTGATGGAAGTGGCGACGGCCAGCTTGTTTACCGCCGCGCCGATGTGGGTCGGTTGGGGCGGGCGGCTTATCATCGCTTGGACGTTGATTGCGCTTTTGGCCATCATCGTTGTGTCCGACATTCGCTATATGCTCATCCCGGACCGGGTGCTTGCGGCATTTGCCGCCCTGTTTTTGATAGAACGGCTCTTCCTTCCGTTTTTGCCGTGGATGGACATGCTCATTGGCGCAGCGGCGGGGTTTTTGTTGTTGCTATTGATCGCTGTGCTGTCAAAAGGCGGGATGGGCGGGGGAGATGTGAAACTGTTTGCCGTGCTCGGGTTTGTGCTTGGCTGGAAAATGGTGTTGCTCGCGTTTTTCTTGGCGACGCTGTACGGTACGGTGATCGGGTTGATCGGCATGGCGCTCGGCCGTGTGCGGCGCGGCGTGCCGATGCCGTTTGCCCCGGCGATCGCTCTTGGGGCGCTGACGGCCTTTTTCTTCGGCGAAGTGATCGTGCGCTCGTATATACAGTTGATTACGTAA
- the pilM gene encoding type IV pilus biogenesis protein PilM, with translation MALWRRKAKQANIVIKDHMIRYVEAKPGDPPEAKRWGERELPPGVIRDGKIVDGETLAIILDECVDEWKLSGRRVRFVVPDPFVMIRSVPLPPHLPDDDIRGYLFMELGESIPLPFADPVFDYAVAERTEEALNVLLFAAPEEAVAEYAALLEDVDLRPVAADVSPLCAYRPFYAAGQAAADDHILLVQLDESAVNLSVFHRHLPLFMRHLPLEAPGERTMPIVDPFAEVYKEIERMMSFYSFSLRQGKQQITRLFLTGDHPQLADAFAALTERLDVSPERLSRPLDPLPDRYHLTWGLTLKEGMNDDR, from the coding sequence ATGGCGTTATGGCGGCGAAAGGCGAAACAGGCGAACATCGTGATTAAAGATCATATGATCCGTTATGTCGAAGCGAAGCCGGGCGATCCGCCGGAGGCGAAGCGGTGGGGCGAGCGCGAGCTGCCGCCCGGTGTCATTCGTGACGGAAAAATCGTTGATGGGGAAACATTGGCGATAATTTTGGATGAATGCGTCGACGAATGGAAGCTTAGCGGGCGGCGCGTCCGCTTTGTCGTCCCCGATCCGTTCGTCATGATTCGCAGCGTGCCGCTTCCTCCTCATTTGCCGGACGATGACATTCGCGGGTATTTGTTTATGGAGCTTGGCGAATCGATCCCGCTTCCGTTTGCCGATCCAGTGTTTGACTACGCGGTGGCCGAACGGACGGAAGAAGCGCTAAACGTGCTGCTGTTTGCCGCACCGGAAGAAGCGGTGGCGGAATATGCTGCGCTCCTTGAGGACGTCGATTTGCGGCCAGTGGCGGCCGACGTGTCGCCGCTTTGCGCTTACCGTCCGTTTTACGCCGCCGGACAGGCAGCGGCGGATGATCATATTTTGCTCGTGCAGCTTGACGAATCGGCGGTGAACTTAAGTGTCTTTCACCGCCATTTGCCGCTGTTTATGCGCCATTTGCCGCTTGAGGCGCCCGGGGAGCGAACGATGCCGATCGTTGACCCGTTTGCGGAGGTGTATAAGGAAATCGAGCGGATGATGAGTTTTTATTCGTTTTCTCTCCGACAAGGAAAGCAGCAAATTACGCGCCTGTTCCTCACCGGCGACCACCCGCAGCTTGCCGATGCATTCGCCGCTTTGACAGAGCGGCTTGATGTGTCGCCCGAGCGCCTTTCCCGCCCGCTTGATCCGCTGCCGGACCGGTATCATCTCACCTGGGGGCTGACGTTGAAAGAGGGAATGAATGATGATCGTTGA
- a CDS encoding PilN domain-containing protein: MIVDINLLPRKEPRHALGVVLTVSVVLFLLIGAAGGYWLMERANSRQAALEAELKQVRALQAAAAAKQRDAEQQQGRQELSKAVEWANRYPLKTVPLLRALTKELPERGFVMNFAYADRQTVTMTVQFDTAEEAAYYLARLEALDIVEEVKLTGVSASGPSGEVETEMTVPRYMAQYELKIGQAEKKEASP; encoded by the coding sequence ATGATCGTTGACATCAACTTATTGCCGCGAAAAGAGCCGCGTCATGCGCTCGGCGTCGTGTTGACGGTCTCGGTCGTGCTTTTTCTCCTCATCGGCGCCGCCGGGGGATACTGGCTGATGGAGCGTGCCAACAGCCGCCAAGCGGCGCTTGAAGCGGAACTGAAGCAAGTGCGCGCCTTGCAGGCCGCGGCAGCCGCCAAACAGAGGGACGCCGAGCAGCAGCAAGGGCGGCAAGAGCTGTCCAAGGCGGTTGAGTGGGCGAACCGCTATCCGCTCAAAACGGTGCCGTTGTTGCGCGCGCTGACAAAAGAGCTGCCTGAGCGCGGATTTGTCATGAATTTTGCTTATGCCGACCGCCAGACGGTGACGATGACGGTTCAGTTTGACACCGCCGAAGAAGCGGCGTATTATTTAGCCCGGTTAGAGGCGTTGGACATAGTCGAAGAGGTGAAGCTGACAGGGGTTTCTGCCAGCGGTCCAAGCGGTGAAGTTGAGACGGAAATGACTGTGCCGCGCTACATGGCGCAATACGAACTAAAAATCGGCCAAGCCGAAAAAAAGGAGGCATCGCCATGA
- a CDS encoding prepilin-type N-terminal cleavage/methylation domain-containing protein codes for MLIRTKRGMTLIELLAVLVIVGIAAAVAVIAMLAVVEKARERAFVSDAYSLYEAARLYVGAENVEFLPARSSAVLSYSELVEHRLLHPIRDPFTGNVLSIETNPSYVLVTKQEDGGIGYAVCLKGETKQLCDYGGREQPIPVEALTGEAIRDR; via the coding sequence ATGCTGATTCGGACAAAGCGCGGAATGACGCTCATTGAATTGTTGGCCGTATTGGTGATCGTCGGCATTGCGGCGGCGGTTGCCGTCATCGCCATGCTTGCTGTGGTGGAAAAGGCGCGCGAGCGGGCGTTTGTTTCCGATGCGTATAGTTTGTATGAGGCGGCGCGGCTGTATGTCGGCGCAGAAAACGTCGAGTTTTTGCCAGCTCGTTCATCGGCGGTATTGTCCTACAGTGAACTAGTGGAACACCGCTTGCTTCACCCGATCCGAGATCCGTTTACCGGGAACGTACTATCCATAGAGACGAATCCGTCGTACGTGCTCGTGACGAAACAGGAAGACGGCGGGATCGGCTATGCGGTTTGTTTGAAAGGGGAGACGAAGCAGCTTTGCGATTACGGGGGACGCGAACAGCCGATTCCTGTCGAGGCGTTAACAGGCGAAGCGATTCGTGACCGATGA